A single genomic interval of Lathyrus oleraceus cultivar Zhongwan6 chromosome 7, CAAS_Psat_ZW6_1.0, whole genome shotgun sequence harbors:
- the LOC127102456 gene encoding beta-galactosidase 13, protein MSSPLKLLCISFLSIITIVSAGIPVGPKAVTYDGRSLMINGKRELFFSGSIHYPRSVPEEWPMILDRAKHGGLNLIQTYVFWNAHEFEKGDLNFEGRYDLVKFLKLVQEKGMYATLRVGPFIQAEWNHGGLPYWLREVPDIIFRSNNEPFKAHMKQYVSTVIEKMKQEKLFAPQGGPIILAQIENEYNHIQLAYETDGDSYVQWAAKLAVSLYNEVPWIMCKQKDAPDPVINACNGRHCGDTFTGPNKPYKPSIWTENWTAQYRVFGDPPSQRSAEDIAFSVARFFSKNGSLVNYYMYHGGTNFGRTTSAFTTTCYYDEAPLDSYGLQREPKWSHLRDVHKAVNLCKKALLNGEHTTQKLSQYHEIIVYEKKESNLCAAFITNNHTQNPKVIEFRGSSYYLPPRSISILPDCKTMVFNTQNIASQHNSRNFEKSKVANNHKWEVYTEPIPTSKELPPKQKIPAELYSLLKDTTDYGWYITSVELGPEDLPKKNEISPVIRILSLGHSLLAFVNGQYVGSNHGSHEEKGFEFQKPVSFKVGVNHIAILASLVGLPDSGAYMEHRYAGPKTVTILGLNSGTITLTANGWGHQVGLQGEKYEIFTEVGSKKVEWKDAKGHNAPLSWYKTNFATPEGTCPVAIKMTGMGKGMIWINGESIGRHWMSYLSPLGKPTQSEYHIPRSFLKPKDNMLVILEEEIAHPENVEIVRVNRDTICSYITENHPPNIKSWSSKNQKLTPVAANLTPAAVIKCPNQKAIKAIEFASFGDPLGFCGEFIMGKCHAPSSKKIVEQYCLGKGSCSVPMDKALFNSGKDDCPNAIKTLAVQAKCGPSNDEKDLENEKDEVDEIDSS, encoded by the exons ATGTCTTCACCTCTCAAACTTCTTTGTATTTCCTTCCTTTCCATCATCACTATTGTTTCTGCTGGCATCCCTGTAGGCCCGAAAGCAGTCACTTACGACGGCCGCTCGCTCATGATCAATGGAAAAAGAGAGCTTTTTTTCTCCGGTTCCATTCATTATCCACGAAGTGTCCCAGAA GAGTGGCCAATGATTCTTGATAGGGCAAAACATGGAGGGTTAAACTTAATCCAAACATACGTCTTTTGGAATGCTCATGAGTTTGAGAAAGGCGAT CTGAACTTTGAAGGCAGGTATGATTTGGTAAAATTCCTTAAACTTGTACAAGAGAAAGGAATGTATGCTACCCTTAGAGTCGGCCCTTTCATCCAAGCCGAATGGAATCACgg AGGACTTCCATATTGGCTACGAGAGGTCCCCGACATCATATTCCGTTCGAACAATGAACCTTTTAAG GCACACATGAAACAATATGTATCAACCGTTATAGAAAAAATGAAACAAGAAAAACTCTTTGCTCCTCAAGGAGGCCCTATCATTTTGGCACAG ATTGAGAATGAGTACAATCATATCCAACTTGCTTATGAAACTGATGGAGATAGTTATGTTCAATGGGCTGCAAAATTGGCAGTTTCACTATATAACGAAGTTCCATGGATCATGTGCAAGCAAAAGGATGCTCCTGATCCAGTT ATTAATGCTTGCAATGGAAGGCACTGCGGTGATACCTTCACAGGTCCAAACAAACCATACAAACCATCCATTTGGACTGAAAACTGGACTGCTCA GTATAGAGTATTTGGAGATCCACCGTCTCAAAGATCTGCGGAAGACATTGCCTTCTCAGTTGCTCGCTTCTTCTCTAAGAATGGATCTTTAGTCAACTACTATATG TATCATGGTGGAACAAATTTTGGTAGAACAACCTCAGCCTTTACAACAACATGTTATTACGACGAAGCTCCTCTTGATTCCTATGGTCTGCAAAGAGAACCAAAGTGGAGTCACCTAAGGGATGTTCACAAGGCTGTGAACCTATGTAAGAAGGCTCTACTCAATGGtgaacataccacacaaaaaCTTAGCCAGTATCACGAG ATTATAGTCTatgaaaagaaagaaagtaaCTTATGTGCTGCTTTTATCACTAACAACCACACTCAAAATCCGAAAGTAATAGAATTCAGAGGTTCGAGCTACTATCTACCTCCGCGTTCCATCAGCATTCTTCCTGATTGTAAAACTATGGTCTTCAACACTCAAAAT ATTGCTTCGCAACACAACTCAAGAAACTTCGAGAAATCAAAGGTTGCAAACAATCACAAGTGGGAAGTGTATACTGAGCCTATTCCAACCAGCAAGGAATTGCCACCAAAGCAAAAAATTCCTGCTGAGCTTTACAGCTTGCTTAAGGACACCACTGATTATGGATGGTACATCACTAG TGTGGAGTTGGGTCCAGAAGACTTACCAAAGAAGAATGAGATATCACCGGTTATTCGTATTTTGAGTCTTGGCCATTCATTACTTGCTTTTGTAAATGGACAATATGTTG GATCTAATCATGGTAGCCATGAAGAGAAAGGCTTTGAATTCCAGAAACCTGTAAGCTTCAAAGTTGGAGTCAACCACATAGCTATATTGGCTTCTTTAGTAGGACTACCT GATAGTGGAGCATACATGGAGCACAGGTATGCGGGACCTAAGACTGTAACCATCCTTGGTTTGAACTCTGGAACAATTACTCTCACTGCTAATGGTTGGGGTCACCAG GTTGGTCTCCAAGGCGAGAAATATGAAATTTTCACCGAGGTGGGATCAAAGAAAGTAGAGTGGAAAGATGCCAAGGGACATAATGCACCTCTCTCTTGGTACAAG ACAAATTTTGCAACTCCAGAGGGAACATGCCCGGTTGCTATCAAAATGACTGGTATGGGGAAAGGAATGATTTGGATCAATGGCGAAAGCATCGGTCGTCACTGGATGAGCTATCTCTCTCCGCTCGGAAAGCCTACTCAATCAGA GTACCACATTCCAAGATCATTCCTTAAACCAAAAGACAACATGCTTGTTATATTGGAGGAAGAGATAGCGCATCCAGAAAACGTTGAGATAGTAAGGGTCAACAGAGATACAATATGCAGTTACATCACAGAGAATCACCCTCCCAATATCAAGTCATGGTCAAGTAAGAACCAAAAACTCACACCTGTTGCGGCGAATCTGACTCCAGCAGCTGTGATCAAGTGTCCAAACCAAAAAGCCATTAAGGCTATCGAGTTCGCAAGCTTTGGCGACCCTTTAGGTTTCTGTGGAGAGTTTATCATGGGAAAATGTCATGCACCTTCCTCCAAGAAGATTGTTGAGCAA TATTGCTTAGGAAAAGGATCTTGCTCGGTTCCGATGGACAAAGCACTCTTCAACAGTGGTAAGGATGATTGCCCGAATGCGATAAAGACACTAGCAGTCCAAGCCAAGTGTGGTCCCTCCAATGATGAGAAGGATCTGGAGAATGAGAAGGATGAGGTTGATGAGATAGATTCGAGTTAG